Proteins encoded together in one Streptomyces umbrinus window:
- a CDS encoding ABC transporter ATP-binding protein, which produces MIGSIEVRGLSRTFHTTVRRPGLMGAVRSLVNPERVAKDAVSDITFDVAPGELLALLGPNGAGKSTTIKMLTGILTPTSGEARVAGVVPYQERERNARNIGAVFGQRTQLWWDLPVRESFAILRDIYDVPEDEHRTRLREFDELLDLSSFWDTRVRHLSLGQRVRSDLAAALLHDPRVVFLDEPTIGMDVVVKEQVREFLRYQVEQRGRTVLLTTHDMTEVERLAERVVLINHGRLVLDGTLDEIRRKFGSTWQVRVTLADPHAPVEALPGMVLVRHEGPQVVFGPDGPTAPAMHQALKQVIERYEVTDIALDEADLEDVMRAAYVQAGDE; this is translated from the coding sequence GTGATCGGTTCCATCGAGGTCCGTGGCCTGTCCCGGACCTTCCACACCACCGTGCGCCGCCCCGGTCTCATGGGCGCCGTCAGGTCTCTCGTCAATCCGGAACGGGTCGCCAAGGACGCCGTCTCCGACATCACCTTCGACGTCGCCCCCGGCGAACTCCTCGCCCTGCTCGGGCCGAACGGCGCGGGCAAGTCCACCACCATCAAGATGCTCACCGGCATCCTCACCCCGACGTCCGGCGAGGCACGGGTCGCGGGCGTGGTCCCGTACCAGGAGCGCGAGCGCAACGCGCGCAACATCGGGGCCGTGTTCGGGCAGCGCACCCAGCTGTGGTGGGACCTTCCGGTGCGGGAGTCCTTCGCGATCCTGCGCGACATCTACGACGTTCCCGAGGACGAACACCGCACGCGTCTGCGGGAGTTCGACGAGCTGCTCGACCTGTCCTCCTTCTGGGACACCCGGGTACGGCACCTCTCGCTCGGACAGCGCGTGCGCTCCGACCTGGCCGCGGCGCTGCTGCACGATCCGCGGGTGGTGTTCCTGGACGAACCCACCATCGGCATGGACGTGGTGGTCAAGGAACAGGTCCGCGAGTTCCTCCGGTACCAGGTGGAGCAGCGCGGGCGGACGGTGCTGCTCACCACGCACGACATGACGGAGGTCGAGCGGCTCGCCGAGCGGGTCGTCCTGATCAACCACGGGCGGCTCGTCCTGGACGGCACGCTGGACGAGATCCGGCGCAAGTTCGGCTCGACCTGGCAGGTGCGGGTCACCCTCGCCGACCCGCACGCGCCCGTCGAGGCGCTGCCGGGGATGGTGCTGGTGCGCCACGAGGGCCCGCAGGTGGTGTTCGGACCCGACGGGCCCACGGCGCCTGCCATGCACCAGGCGCTGAAGCAGGTCATCGAGCGGTACGAGGTGACCGACATCGCGCTGGACGAGGCCGACCTGGAGGACGTGATGCGTGCCGCGTACGTCCAGGCGGGCGACGAGTGA